The sequence below is a genomic window from Plasmodium gaboni strain SY75 chromosome 7, whole genome shotgun sequence.
tatatataaacgacataatattttgtgtatataatatttttttttttttttttttaatttttgtttaatatttgtttaatatttgtttaatatttgtttaatttttgttttttataatttcaaAAACGTtaaattaaagaaaaaaattgttaatataaaaatggtataccatataaaaaaaacatatgGTATATTACATATGACATGGTTAAGAATTATGTAtaaaggaaataaaaacatgactgtaatgaaaatatataaatatataaaaatatataaaaatataaaaatatataaatatatatatatatatattttttattttttgtgtGTTACAAATTTGCTAGTAGGTCATCTACTTGCTGTTGCAACTGTTTTATGGTTTGATCCAAgttgtatattttttttacgTCTTTATCCAccttttctttatttatatttttatttgagtaattatttatgttattattttttttctgcagaataatattattatttatatttctataaaatttaattttttcttgtaaagaattttttaaattattttttttttttatagaatTAGTTAGATATGtagataataaatttattttattattttggATTTGTAGTtctaatattttatctgtaatatttttgataatattttttggATGTTCAAgtttatttaaatatatatattgaagttctattaaaatattattatatatattagattCATGTGATAATTgtgaatataatatatataataattcattttttaaattatcatttatgtatatatcattagtaaatatatcatatattttattataaatatttttattataatcatataatgGATATTCCTCATCATCTAGAAGTGTAAAATCGtcaatataattattatcataatataaaagatgcaaaggttttttttctttttttttcttttcatttgtatgtatataataataagattGATTAGAATAATGatcattattatgaataattttatttttacttttatttttattattattatgaatattactatatttgtttttataaaaatcatCATATGAATTTTCAGAATGTAGTGTAGTAATATCTTCTAAATTCTTATGTACTCTTTCTTCAATATATGTATCTAGTATATAATTCCATATCTTCTTTGTTTTCATATTAATACAATAATGATGATTAAACTGAGAACTATGCATCTGAGCATGACGTTTTTGATACCTTCCACACCCAACATTAGAACATATCAAACATAACCATATATCGTCAACATTATTACAGtttttacattttaatttattaaacaTGTTGTTTAATGATAATActtttaatataacatCTTCTCTTTTATTTAGGAATATCTTGAAGGAATGTTTATTTGTACGTTTGTTTTTATGGTCCAAATGGTTAGTTGGAATTAAAGCACAAAGGTTATCAGATTTTTCATCACTTTGATTTGTTTTATCACACTGGTTTGTTTTATCACACTGGTTTGTTTTATCACACTGGTTTGTTTTATCACACTGGTTTGTTTTATCACACTGGTTTGTTTTATCACACTGGTTTATTTTATCAGTTTGATTtatttcatcattataatatttttcattttgttcattttgTCCACCTAACATATTACCCCTTGAAAGAAAAAACCAATTTTCAAGATAACCAACAAATTGCTGTTGATTTAAATTTTGtgtttttaaaatatgacAAAAGTCACTATTAAACAATTTACAAGaaatatcataaaaaaatatgagCGTACATACATTACATGacaaattaatataatcatgataattattgtttctttttttattaatacataattttttatttcttgttaagagaagaaatatatcattatcaAATAATTCCATACATAATAAACATGTAGAAATGCAAACTTTGGTATCTATAATAatactttttataaaattttcatatttattaatattaaaaagttGTGAAGAATAAATATGCTCATTCATATTTCTCTTTTTGATACTTGTGTTAAGGTATTTAGAGGGGATTTTATGGGGGATATCCTTATCAGCACATGCCATATGGACATTATCACACATAAAATTAGATATATCATCAGACATACCATCAGATATGCCATCATATATACCATCAGACatatcatcatatatacCATCATATATACCATCAGACACATTTTTGTTCAATATGAACTTTCTAGTAGATTCATTTGTAGCCACATGTTCCATATTCtctttatcatttaatatataatatatcaaatttACAAATGcacaatatatataccagttgtcataaaaattttttacttttttcTCTGATACCTTTGTACACTTAAAGGCACTTAAATTTCTACAATGgaattttttataaaacatatcagcatatatttgtgtcttgaaaaatataaggATCGAATAGgtatgaatttttttttttttttttaagttcttttttatattatgatacATTGTGTTATATGAGGACAAGATTTTATCTGTGtgaagaaaat
It includes:
- a CDS encoding putative ubiquitin carboxyl-terminal hydrolase; protein product: MFHLIVYSDDSLQKVKRSLNVFENIYDQNGNKLEKAAEQSIKKCLDSDIPRYIHKLIDDENKDYKEYINDYNYNYIYNSYLRKDIIQFYTCNLLQLYIKDTKNCDLYLIDEYEEDQSKCIDNKQKNKNTQNVYKKEKHTVEENNVLSSSNNIDDISVDMINLPLHRSHILLILSLPTYYPFYEFFLLIQDFINFIVHIKIFKLRGYLNFLKKKKKKKKFNNKKKKNNINNNNNNNNYNNCSSCSSCCIDKIKKNDIDGDIKKKKTENPNGDTQMNTYNINSKSQSKCKQKVNNLKDENNTYIENNELCKLNNKNYNKLTHVEKKEEKFYRKNISTHDNIYDDHLYSFDYMDDSSISSGSYLYEDSLKNVSLKEEEKKLLNTCVKDNLKDNYMYNENVLDLLNVNNDINNNNNNNINGNTYDCYQKNNSLNYYNFLHTDKILSSYNTMYHNIKKNLKKKKKIHTYSILIFFKTQIYADMFYKKFHCRNLSAFKCTKVSEKKVKNFYDNWYIYCAFVNLIYYILNDKENMEHVATNESTRKFILNKNVSDGIYDGIYDDMSDGIYDGISDGMSDDISNFMCDNVHMACADKDIPHKIPSKYLNTSIKKRNMNEHIYSSQLFNINKYENFIKSIIIDTKVCISTCLLCMELFDNDIFLLLTRNKKLCINKKRNNNYHDYINLSCNVCTLIFFYDISCKLFNSDFCHILKTQNLNQQQFVGYLENWFFLSRGNMLGGQNEQNEKYYNDEINQTDKINQCDKTNQCDKTNQCDKTNQCDKTNQCDKTNQCDKTNQSDEKSDNLCALIPTNHLDHKNKRTNKHSFKIFLNKREDVILKVLSLNNMFNKLKCKNCNNVDDIWLCLICSNVGCGRYQKRHAQMHSSQFNHHYCINMKTKKIWNYILDTYIEERVHKNLEDITTLHSENSYDDFYKNKYSNIHNNNKNKSKNKIIHNNDHYSNQSYYYIHTNEKKKKEKKPLHLLYYDNNYIDDFTLLDDEEYPLYDYNKNIYNKIYDIFTNDIYINDNLKNELLYILYSQLSHESNIYNNILIELQYIYLNKLEHPKNIIKNITDKILELQIQNNKINLLSTYLTNSIKKKNNLKNSLQEKIKFYRNINNNIILQKKNNNINNYSNKNINKEKVDKDVKKIYNLDQTIKQLQQQVDDLLANL